A stretch of DNA from Lotus japonicus ecotype B-129 chromosome 4, LjGifu_v1.2:
ttacccttttcatttcctccgaagccaacttcgcctccaggcttaagtttcagctctcggaacatacgcttttctcccgtcatgtgacgcgagcatccactgtccagataccatgattggtgtttcagtggagctatcaaggatatctgcaacatagatgatcttgtccttaggtacccactttctgggtcctcttttgttagttaccccagaggttctgatcaccttgggtgtctcaacataatattttaaaggaatatttgcatgatatttagtcatagagaaagatccctttttaagaggatgtttagcaactttagcaggtacaggatcaggcaatatggtaccagagggaacaaagcattcatacaaggatttagctttagacacagaaggctcatttctaattggtttagaatagccaatgccatgcattccatttctgcttacgccatagatcattgaagccattaagcttctatccacacttttagctaggaatctttgaaaagacttttcatacttagattcatttctacaatcagaggcatcacaggcaacaatttcttctaacttagcaatctggttcttaagcacagagttagaatttaccaaagcatgattttcatttttcaaatcagaaataattttctcatgttcagaaggagtcttagagacaccagataagttctttttcaactttttatgcttagacaataaagagttatacttatccatgatatcagacaaagcatgtttcagttcagaggtagagaaggaagcgaatacctcattttcatcgtctgagttaggatctccttctgattctgagtcagagtcaacagcttcctttgactctgctcctttgtctttgacaatggccatgagtccttggacttcaccatcagagtcaacatcctctgactctgattcatcgaatgtcaccatcagactcttcttggtcttgaagtgcttctttggcttcttgtctttcttcaactttggacaatcacttttgtagtgtccagattctttgcactcaaaacatgtgacttccttgattgaagacttcttctggcctgaggactcatacttgccttttgcctttccagagcctttgaacttgctctgcctgtgcttccagatgcggttgagtctcttggagatcagagtcagctcatcttcatcagaatcttctgatgcttcttcagattcttcttcttcagcttgaagagcctttgacttctcaaccttagccttttcagatttggatttcaaggctatggactttttcctcagatcttgcatctctgagcgtttcagctcatggcatttcaaaatgctgatgagttcttctaaactcatattctcaacgtctctcgtgagctctattgaagtcaccaaaggcatccaactttcaggaagacacctgatgacccttatgacatgatcttttgttgtgtagctcttgttgagaggtcgtatgccagctacaagcaattgaaatctggagaacatttcttcaatggactcatttggctccatgatgaaggattcatacttttggatcaaagacaatgcctttgattctttgactttcttgtttccttcatgagacatcttcagagaatcaaaaatgcctttagcaaactcacgatcggtaatcttctggtactcctcataggaaatagcacttagaagaattgctcttgctttgtgatgttgtgagtacagcttcttttgttctgcagtcatctctgaccttgggatcttcttgccatctgcatcaactggacgctcatagccatccacaataatatcccagagatctgcatcgaaacccagaaagaaactttccagtctatctttccaatattcgaacctttgaccatcgaacataggaggctttgcgttgtaaccatctctttgagtttcactggtggtggcagccattgtttttcacaccggcccggatcactgaacactgttaggtgtggtaatcagaacttgcgctctgataccaattgaaggtatgaaaaacggtagaaagggggggtttgaataacgttttcagaacaaaacttccaccttaaagattttgacaaatcttttgagaacttaagtgctaaagataagagatagaaaagcacacaaggattttatcctggttcacttgataaatcactcaagctactccagtccacccgttaaggtgatttcttccttcttagaatgaaggcaatccactaatcaggtaagagttacaactgcacttgaaacctacaagtgactaacaattacactgacttagctcacactaagattcactctcttagtcttctctaggatccgatcaaccttgatctcctaaaggcaaactatacaactgtatatgaagttcttgtttacaaagaaagtgcttctaaaaagcttatagtaaacacaatgaatttcaagatgaaagaaagcttagaatattttgaatatgtcttgcgcgtgtgtattgcttcttcttagtttctttctccgcttctttcaatcttcagcctttatatatactccaaggattagggttgagcgttgcatgggaaatgctaccgttggagggcagttctggaaaatccagcttctgctgtggctgagaacgttaggtaggtcgtcaggaaggtacacttgcttttgtacttggatagctacttgaccttttaacctaggagacttctgatcaggggaatacttcatattggaacttgtgaagccggttgatcagagtcagagggaaagcacagatcctctgaccattgtatcttctgattctgaactcagagggaagaacatggccttcagagtttcttgcttctggacttcagagtttccactattcagcttctggatcttcagagtcttctacaccatcagaacatctgaaccttcagtgtttcttggttatcagaacttctggatcttcagagcttctagcgactgagtccacatcagagtttgtatagcttcagaacttctgaagcttttccactgttcatactgaacatggtgaatgcgaaagcgttgcttgggtcactctttatacacagtgcttctgataagtgtgagattgagttgaggtcagagcctgtaaatagcacactcagaaaaacacgttagagtaccacaattgttcatatcaaaaggttaacttgtaatcatcaaaacatagagttgtactactagatcaaaacttgatcttacagctatCTTATAATTAATACTAACTATTTGTTTAACTAAACAAAGCATGATGAActctaaccaactagctgagatgattgCCACTATGACCCAAGTTGTGACTGCACAGGTTAATGACAACGATGATACTAGTAGAGAGTTGTTATTCAGACCTCCCACATCTATTCGTACCCTGTTAAATTAATTcgtaaaattcaaaaaaaatccttaaaaaaaaattccctcgcactttgaaagtgcatAGATAacatattatatttttcattaagggtatttAAGTGTTTTTTTCACTTCAAAGGGGGGTTGGAATAGATGTTGTGGGTCCTATCTTACTAGTATATATTAAAGTTCATATGAATCTTTGTGAAAAGCCAAAATGTAGAAAAAACATATCACTAACTTTACTGTGTTCGATAGTTAAAACATGAGAAACGATTTTTCAATCGGGAACATGCATCACCAATGTGTAAGGAGACTTATGCAAGGATTGGTCATTGGTGCAAATACAATGTCCCTTGTTACTCTTGCTTTCGTACTAATTCAACACGAGGTGGATGTCCTAAAATCTGAAAACACGTTTTACACTCTGATTCACACAGAGCCGGAGAGAGCCGGGTCATAGTGTTAACAACAAGTTCACAACTGAGTACTCTCACATGTTCATATAGCATTATCCATTGAattgtaaataaatttattgaTCTTttgtcaaataaaaaattaaaacaaattacATAAACTCAATTAAATGCCTTCATATTAAATATACTaactactatatatatatatatggtagCCGTCTCATTTCAATTTTGAATGTGAGGAGAAATTTCCAGGAGCTAGTCCTCCTTGAAGCCGTTCTTATCCACTACACGTCTACACTAGTAGTAGCTAGACAACAAAATGAAAGCTAAGAAGTGTCAGCAAAAGCAAGTGTTAACCGTGGGGTTCATTGGCCCACTTAATAACCAAATCTGAATAACTAAAGCCAACTGTTCCCGTGTCCGTGTCCACATCGTAGCCACGTGCACCAATTTTCGTTTCTTAATTCTTAAACCTCCCAAAGCTACATATATGATCGAACTCCACATTGTCATTCGGTCATtccctcactcactcactcactagCTAACTCAATTTTCAGCACTTCCAAACATTTTCCATAGCTAAAAGCAAACCAATTCACACACTGCAAATGAATTCACTTGAAGAATCTAGTTACGAGCACTACTCATGTTCATCATCAGAAACGACGAGTTCCTCCTCTAACCGTAATGAAGAAGCTATCATCACACTAGCATCAGCGAAGCCAAAGAGGCGTGCGGGGCGAAGAATATTCAAGGAGACGAGGCACCCGGTGTACAGAGGAGTGAGGAGGAGGAACAACGACAAGTGGGTCTGCGAGGCGCGTGTTCCCAACGAGAAGAACGGCAGGATTTGGCTCGGAACGTATCCGACCCCTGAGATGGCGGCGCGTGCGCACGACGTTGCGGCGCTCGCGCTTCGTGTGAAGTCCGCTTGCCTCAACTTTGCGGACTCCGCGTGGCGGATTCCACCGTTGTTGCCGGCGTCGAACTGTAAGAAGGAGATAAGAAGGGTGGCGGGGGAGGTTGCTGAGGCGTTTGTGGTTGAGGATATTGATGGTGATGAGGTTTGTAGCAGCAACAGCGTTAATGAGAATGAAAAACCGTTGCAGTTGAAGGGGTTGTGTTTGGATATTGAAGTTCTGGGTGGTGTGTCGTCGGGGTTGCAGGCGGAGCAGGAGCTGCATGATTGGCTTCGGAGAATG
This window harbors:
- the LOC130715469 gene encoding dehydration-responsive element-binding protein 1E-like, producing the protein MNSLEESSYEHYSCSSSETTSSSSNRNEEAIITLASAKPKRRAGRRIFKETRHPVYRGVRRRNNDKWVCEARVPNEKNGRIWLGTYPTPEMAARAHDVAALALRVKSACLNFADSAWRIPPLLPASNCKKEIRRVAGEVAEAFVVEDIDGDEVCSSNSVNENEKPLQLKGLCLDIEVLGGVSSGLQAEQELHDWLRRMVDEPLRSPQHAFVGSYGWDWSDVQGDTEVSLWSFAI